Proteins co-encoded in one Alphaproteobacteria bacterium genomic window:
- a CDS encoding dihydroorotase, with amino-acid sequence MTSFFKPQRNLKPDHTVAYTNARLIDPESGLDEKGTLITKGSTIADFGAKVATPEGAEIVDCGGNVLCPGLLDIQVHFREPGQEYKETIETGSKAAAAGGVTTVATMPNTKPVVDDITVLAFLQKRAIETGYVNIRPYAAITKGQKGEELTEMAMLVEAGACGFTDDGLPVMNAQIMRQALTMGKALGVPIAQHAEDHNLSCGGCMNEGWVATKLGLKGIPNVSEAVIVARDILLAELTGGHCHVLHISTKEAVELVRWGKKKGINVTAEVAPHHFILTDEAVMDYRTFSKMNPPLRAESDRLSLIEGLKDGTIDAIATDHAPHDAESKRVPMDTASFGIVGLETMLSLSLKLYHDKHLSLRDVLATMTYKAADIIHATAGRLKKGAPADLTLIDINHEWVIKNDALHSKSKNSPFDDVKTKGRALRTVVGGETVFKA; translated from the coding sequence ATGACTAGTTTTTTTAAACCCCAGCGCAATCTAAAACCTGACCACACGGTTGCTTATACCAATGCGCGACTCATTGACCCTGAATCGGGCCTCGATGAAAAAGGCACGCTGATTACCAAAGGTTCAACGATTGCTGATTTCGGCGCGAAGGTCGCAACACCCGAAGGCGCAGAGATTGTGGATTGTGGCGGCAATGTGCTCTGCCCTGGGCTGCTGGATATTCAGGTGCATTTCCGTGAGCCTGGGCAGGAATATAAAGAAACAATCGAGACGGGCTCGAAGGCAGCTGCCGCAGGTGGCGTGACGACAGTCGCGACCATGCCAAACACCAAACCAGTGGTAGACGATATTACCGTGCTGGCGTTTTTACAAAAGCGCGCCATTGAAACGGGCTATGTAAATATTCGTCCCTATGCCGCTATTACCAAAGGCCAAAAAGGTGAAGAGCTCACCGAAATGGCGATGCTTGTTGAGGCAGGCGCTTGTGGATTTACCGACGATGGTTTGCCCGTGATGAATGCGCAGATCATGCGCCAAGCACTCACCATGGGTAAGGCGCTGGGCGTGCCGATTGCACAGCATGCGGAAGATCATAACCTCTCATGCGGTGGCTGCATGAATGAAGGTTGGGTAGCAACGAAACTTGGCCTTAAAGGCATCCCCAACGTGTCGGAAGCGGTGATTGTGGCACGTGATATTTTGCTCGCGGAACTGACGGGCGGTCATTGCCACGTACTGCATATCTCCACCAAAGAAGCGGTGGAGCTGGTGCGCTGGGGCAAGAAAAAAGGCATTAACGTGACGGCGGAAGTTGCGCCTCACCACTTCATTCTGACCGACGAAGCAGTCATGGATTATCGCACCTTCAGTAAAATGAACCCGCCACTGCGTGCGGAGTCTGACCGCCTCTCGCTGATTGAAGGCCTCAAAGACGGCACGATTGACGCCATTGCCACCGACCACGCGCCTCATGATGCGGAATCCAAGCGCGTGCCAATGGATACGGCGAGCTTCGGTATTGTCGGTTTGGAAACGATGCTGAGCCTGTCGCTGAAACTCTACCACGACAAGCACCTCAGCTTGCGCGATGTGTTGGCGACGATGACCTATAAAGCGGCGGACATTATTCACGCCACTGCAGGACGTTTGAAAAAAGGTGCGCCTGCTGACCTGACACTCATCGATATCAACCATGAATGGGTGATTAAAAACGACGCGCTGCATAGCAAATCAAAGAACTCGCCATTTGATGATGTGAAAACCAAAGGCCGCGCATTGCGCACCGTCGTTGGTGGCGAAACGGTATTCAAAGCATGA
- the pyrF gene encoding orotidine-5'-phosphate decarboxylase, with the protein MTNLSPKNPIICALDTQEVDAASSIAEEVRPHVGAVKLGLEFFTANGAVGVSRITKLGIPVFLDLKFHDIPNTVARSIAATAGLNTFMLTVHTNGGINMLRAAIDASDRVAQITGKERPLVVGVTLLTSLDQDDISLLGFKDNLNDQVLRLADLAQSAGLDGVVCSPFEIGMLRRAMGGDFKLVVPGIRLEGGDAHDQKRIMTPREALQKGADYLVIGRPITQAPNRAEAAQAIATSLQI; encoded by the coding sequence ATGACCAATCTCTCACCTAAGAACCCCATCATCTGCGCGCTGGATACGCAGGAAGTGGATGCGGCAAGCTCCATCGCTGAGGAAGTACGCCCACATGTCGGCGCGGTGAAACTCGGTCTGGAATTCTTCACGGCTAATGGCGCGGTCGGCGTTTCACGCATTACCAAGCTAGGCATTCCAGTGTTTCTGGATTTGAAATTTCATGACATCCCCAACACGGTAGCACGTTCGATTGCAGCAACGGCGGGGCTTAACACCTTTATGCTCACGGTGCATACGAATGGCGGCATCAACATGTTGCGCGCGGCGATTGATGCGTCGGACCGTGTGGCGCAAATTACTGGTAAAGAACGCCCCTTAGTTGTGGGTGTGACGCTGCTTACCAGCCTTGATCAAGACGACATCTCGCTGCTTGGGTTTAAAGATAATCTCAATGATCAAGTGCTTCGCCTTGCTGACCTTGCACAAAGCGCGGGGCTGGATGGCGTGGTCTGCTCGCCATTTGAGATCGGCATGCTTCGTCGCGCGATGGGCGGTGATTTCAAGTTGGTCGTTCCAGGTATTCGCCTTGAGGGCGGTGATGCGCATGATCAAAAACGCATCATGACGCCGCGTGAAGCATTACAAAAAGGTGCAGATTATCTGGTGATTGGTCGCCCCATTACTCAAGCCCCCAATCGCGCGGAAGCTGCGCAAGCGATTGCGACGTCTCTTCAGATATAG